CCAATAATCAAAAACAGACAACCCAAGTACACAATGTACATGCCTGGGCTGCGTGCCACCTGGAATACACTGGCCTGAACCTGTTCAAAACTGTCCAGGGTCAACATCACCGGTGCCGGGTAATCCGGCAGATTAGCAAACGCCAGCACGGCAGATTGAATCCAACGGTTGGCCTCATTATTTTCCTGGCTGTAATCCAGTTCTGGCAAGCCTTGTTGCTGCCTGACCAAATCACGCAATTCCGACAAGGTGAACTGAATCATGGGGATAGCAAAACCCAGGATACGTTCCCGTTCAGCTTCGGGGACACGGCTGATCAAACCATCAAAACCAGCACGTACAAAGGTTTGCAATGCCGTTTTGGACGCCGACAACATCAACTCTTTTTGCTCGGGTGACGAGGAGTTGCGCTCGGCAAAGCGTTCAGCCGCCTGGCTGACCAAGGCCTCATTCTGCGTAGCCGCCCGCAAATCCATGAATTCTTTTAAAGAACCCTTTTCGTCAGCCGGCAGACGCACATAACGAAACGGCTCGGCGGGCGAAAAACGCATCCCGGCCAGAAACACCAGGGTGTCATCCAGTTCCACCGGCAGCATGTAATTCACAAACTCGCGAGACTGCCCCTGGTCGTCAATCAAACGATAGTTCACGCTGGGGCCGACGTTCTTCAAATTCTGGTCTTTCTTGTTGGCAGCGCTACCGGTGACCGCCGCCACGTGCTCAATCATGGCCTTGGGCTGGGGGTCGCCCTCGGACAGGTTTTCCACATTAATGGGACGCAGTTCAGTCAACTGAACAGTCAGAGCATGCTCGCTGGGACTTTGCTGGGCAGTAATGCCCATGCTCTCACCCACTTTCCCATTCAACTCAAAGGGTGCGGCACTCGGACCCACCAGCGGATAGCCCTTCAGACTCAACATACTGCCGCCATCGTCAAAACCGGACTGGTAAACCGTCACACCCTTGTAGCGTAACGGTTCGTTGACCTCGATCGTGCGCTCGAAGGTATCGCCCGTCACGGGATCGGTTACTTCCACTTCGCTCTTGAAACTGCTGGGCATCCCCGTGGAGTAGTACTCCACCAGAAAACGCTTCAACTCCAAGGCGAACGGCAACGGCTGAATCAGCACCCCTTCACCGGAATTGACTACTGCTGTCGCCGTGCGCGCCCCTTCTGGCACCAGCATGTTGGCACGGAAGCTGGGATTGCCCAGACCCAGTCGTCCCGACTCGGGCACCTGGGAAATCAGCATATTTTCGGTAATCGGTTGTTTGCCACCCAACCACACCTGCAAACGCACGGGCAATTCGCTGTCAAGCAAACCGCCGACACAAATCACCACGATGGCCAGGTGCGCAAAAATGTATCCCAGCTTGTTGGCGCTCCCTTTTTTGGCCGCCATCATCATGCTGCCGTCATTATCATGACGCACACGCACCGCATAGCCTTGCGACTGCAGCCAGCCCTGAACCTGTTCACGATTATGCTCAGGGCCACCTGCGCTCTCCAGCTCGACGCGGTGAGGGAAGGCTTTCAGGCTGCCACCGCGCACGTGCTCCTTGAACGTGCGCATTTCACGGATCATCTTGGGCGCATTGCGGATGACGCACAGCGTGGTCGATACCACCAGAAACGCCATAATGACCATGAACCATCCACTGTTGTAGACAGACCAGATCGAGAAATGATCGAACAACTCAAACCAGTAAGGTCCGAATTGATCAATATAGGTATTGGCAGGCTGATTTTGTGCCAGAACGGTGCCGATCAGACTGGCTACGCAAATGAACATCAGCAAGCTGATGGCAAAGCGCATCGAACCGAGCAATTCCAGGAAATCGGCCGCAAAGCGACGCACGGGAGATACTTTTTTCACAAGGGCTAGCTTAGGAGGTGTGGGGGGTTCACCGGAAACATCCAGACTTGGAGCGCAGAACACGCCCAAAGTTCGATTACTGGACAAAACACCAACACGAGACCTGGCCTGAAGCGGCACTGCCCGTTGTTACGGCACCCAAACACTGCGGCCGTCAGGACTCGAAGCCGCAGCGAATACAGGTTTCAGACAGTCAGGGGGCCATTGGCCCCCTTTGACGGATTAACGCAGGCCAGCTGCGAAATCGGATACGGCCGCAATGTCGGCATCCGACAAACGGTCTGCGATGTCATACATCATCGGGCTGTTGGCACGGTCGCCACTACGGAACAACTTGAGCTGATCCGCAATATAGGCGGGGTGCTGACCGGCCAGACGGGGGTACTGGCCGGGCATGCCGGCGCCATCGGGCGAATGGCAAGCCGCACAGGCAGGAACACCGCGCTCGGGCAAACCACCCCGCCAGATCTTCTGGCCACGTACCATGGTGTCTTCCTTGGTCGCGTTAGCGGCCTGGTCCCAGTTCACCGCTTGCTGAGACAGGTAAAACGCCACGTTCTTGATATCGTCTTCAGTCATACCGGCAGCAATGGCAGTCATCAGGCTGTTCGCGCCATCAGGACCACGGCGGGCAGGAACGGACTTCTCGTCCTTGGCACGGAAGTCGTGCAGCTGCTTGACCAGGTACTCGTACGGCTGGTGAGCCAGCGACGGGTTGACCGGAATAATACTGTTGCCGCCATCCCCGTGACAGGTCACACAGGCCAGCACGCCACGCGACATCTCACCTTGCAGGTAGAGCTGCTCGCCTTTGGCGGCATCAGGCTCGGGCAGACCAGCTGCATTGGCCACGTTAGCGGTAAAAACCACAGAGCAAGCCATCGTCAGGCTGCTTGCGATAACGACTCGGGAAAGCGCACGCTTCATTTGGACCTCGATAATCGCGAATCAATCGGGGTGCCGCATGCGCCCCGCAAAAGCCACCGTAAGCCGCTGGTCAGTACCCAGTGGACTACGACATTACTGTTTCAAATCGAGAGATTATACAATAGGCGCTGAACCAATATGGAATTACGCTGCAACCATGTCGATACTGCACCGCGCTCACTTCACGATTTCAGCTGCTCAGATCGATCAGCTGCCTCCTCCCGGACCGCCAGAGGTCTGTTTTGTGGGGCGCTCCAATGCGGGCAAATCCTCCGCCATCAATGTGTTGGCCAACCAACGAAAACTGGCTTTTTCCAGTAAAACGCCAGGGCGAACACGTCTGATCAACATGTTCGGCATCCCCGATCCGCTCTCGCCGGGCGACTATCTGGGCCACCTGGTGGACTTGCCCGGCTATGGCTACGCCGCCGTGGCCCGCCACGAAAAGCAGGACTGGGCCGAGATTCTGGGCGACTACCTGGCCACCCGTCCCTCGATTGCCGGCATTGTGTTGCTGATCGACATCCGGCGCGGCGTGACCGACCTGGACTTGCGCCTGGTCGATTGGATTGCACCGACTGGCAAGCCCGTACTGGTGCTTTTGACCAAGGCCGACAAACTGCCTTATGGTCAACGTATCAAGGCGGTAGCCGAAGTACGTCGCCAGCTCCGGGAAATTGGCGCCCTTCACGCGCTGCCCTTCTCCTCCACTGATCGTATCGGCTTGCCCGAAGCGACCGAATGCATCGAAAACTGGATTTCTCCGAAGGTTGTTCCATGACTCGTTTTATTCCTCCTGCCGACTTTCCTAATACTCGCCTGCGCCGTAACCGCCGCGACGAGTTTTCCCGCCGTCTGGTGCGCGAAAACCGCCTGTCCACTGACGACCTGATCTATCCGGTCTTTGTGCGTGAAGGCGAGAAAGTGCAGGAGCAGGTCGGCTCCATGCCGGGCGTCATGCGCTACTCGCCTGACGAACTGATGCGCGTGGCCGAACAGTGTCTGGAACTGGGCATCCCCGTGCTGTCCCTGTTCCCTTCCATCGACCCGTCGCTGAAAACGCCCGATGGCAGCGAGGCCGCCAACCCGAATGGCCTGATCCCCCGGGTGGTGGGCATGCTCAAGCAGCAGTTTCCCGAGCTGGGCGTGCTGACTGATGTCGCTCTGGACCCCTATACCAGCCACGGCCAGGACGGCATTTTGGACGATGCTGGCCACATCCTGAATGACGAGACGGTGGCCATGCTGATCCGTCAGGCTCACACGCAGGCTCAGGCAGGCGTAGACATTGTGGCTCCCAGCGACATGATGGATGGCCGTATCGGCTCCATCCGCGCCGCCTTGGACAAGGACCAGTTCATCCACACCCGCATCATGGCCTACTCGGCCAAGTACGCCAGTGCCTTCTACGGCCCGTTCCGCGAGGCGGTGGGTTCAGCGGCCAATCTGGGCCGCTCCAACAAGAACACCTACCAGATGGACCCGGCCAACCGTAATGAAGCGCTGCGCGAAGTGGCGGCCGACATTCGCGAAGGTGCCGATATGGTCATGGTCAAGCCCGGCCTGCCTTATCTGGACATTCTGCGCGACGTCAAAGACGCGTTTGGCATGCCGACCTACGCCTACCAAGTCAGTGGCGAATACGCGATGATCAAGGCCGCTGCCCAGAACGGCTGGCTGGATCACGACAAGGTCATGATGGAATCGCTGCTGGCATTCAAGCGTGCCGGTGGGGATGGCATTCTGACCTATTTCGCCATCGAAGCGGCCAAGCTGATGCGCGAACAGAACTGCTGATTCACATCAATCAGAACGCAAAAAACGCAGCCCATGAGCTGCGTTTTTTGTTGCTTGTACGCGACGATCTACCGACTGTTAGGCACCGATAAGCCCGGTTTCGAAAAAATCAACGTCTTCAAGCACCGGCCAGAGCCTCATCCAACACTTTGGAAAAGCGGCTGGCATCCTGAAAACCAATCACGCGCAATTGCTCCAGCTGTTTCCCTTTGGAATCAAAAAACAGGATGCCGGGAGGTCCAAACAAGCGGAAATGTTTCAGCAATGCCCGATCCTCAGGGGTGTTGGCCGTCACATCCACCTGCAGCAACTCAAACTGCGCCATGCGTTGCGCGACGGCGGGATCGCTAAACGTGAAATTCTCCATTTCAATGCAGGACACACACCAGTCTGCGTAGAAATCCAGCATTACGGGGCGAGTGGTCTTGGCCAGACGCCCTTCCAGCTCCTGCAGGGTCAGTACGCGCTGGAACTCAACCTGGCTTTGGGCTGCCGTCACCGTACCCGAGGATTTCAGCCCTTCCAAAGGGCGAATCACGCTGGGGCGACCCAGGGCAATGCTGATCATCATCATGATGGCCCAGACCGCCAGCATCATGCCCACACCCTGTCGCAAGCCCGACCACGGCGTACGTGCAGCCGTGCCGCGCCCAAACGCGCCCAGCAAGGCAGCCGCCCACAAAGCCAGGACAACCCAGCCAAAGACAGCAATCGTGCCAGACATCAGGGGCGAGACCATCCACCAGGCGGTAGCCAGCAACAAGACACCAAAAGCGGTCTTGACGCTTTCCATCCAGGCGCCGGCCTTGGGCAAGACACTGCCCGAACCCGCACCCACAATCAGCAGCAAGACGCCTGAACCCCAGGCCAAGGCAAACAGGGCCGAACCACCCAGGACCACATCCCCCGTCTGCGAGATAAACAGCAGCACGCCCGCCAGAGGCGCTGCCACGCAAGGACCGACAATCAGCGCAGACAGCATGCCCATCAGGAACACGCCACCCATCTGCCCGCCCGGCAAACGGTTCATGGTTTTATTCAAACGATTTTGCAGCGCCGCCGGAGCCTGTACCGTGAAGACATCCAGCATGGACAAGGCCAACACCACCAGGATCAAGGCGAACAGACCCAATACCCACGGGTTCTGCAACCAGCTCGCCAAACCGGCTCCCAGCAAGCCGGCGGCCACACCCAGCAAGGTGTAGACCAGGGACAGACCCAGCACAAAGGCAAACGCCATCTTCAGGCCGTGCCAGCGCGATGGCGCAGGCTGATTCCGTCCAGCAATGATGGACAGCAAAATCGGCACCATCGGCAGGACGCAGGGCGTAAAGGACAGCAGCAAGCCAAACACAAAGCTCAGCAGCACGATCTGACCCCACCCAGCCTGCTTGAGGTAGTCGGCCAGACCCACATCACTCAGGCTCAATGCCGAGGCCACCCCCGCACTACGGGAAGGGGCGACCGTGGAATCGGGGTTCGCCTGGGCCGGATTCTGGCTTGCCCCCTCTCCTGGGGCCGGCACCGACACCACGCCAAAAGGCCCGGCCACTTCCCAGCCCTGCCCGGTGGGGATCAAGGTCAGCGTTTGAGTCGACGGGGAATAGCATAGACCTGCGTCGGCACAACCCTGACTGACCACATCGACCGTCAGATCGTGTCCTATGGAGCTGTCTGCCAGGACCGGTACGCGCAACGTAACCGAATGGCGGTAGACCTCCATGACCTCGTCAAAGGTAGGATCGTAAACCCGCTCTCCTTCGGGCAGTTGAAGCTTGCCTACCTGCTCCGCCTTCTCGGTCGAGACGGCGAAACGCTTGCGATACATATAGTATTCAGGCGCAATCTGAAAGTGGATATCCAGCTGATGGGGCTGACTCATGGCCGCCGTCAACACAAACGCCTGCTCAGGGTCCAGAAACTCTTCTTCTGCCTGCGCCGCCAAGGGCGTTGCCAGCCAAGCCAGCATCAGGGCAAAAAAAACAGCAAACCAGGCCCCAGGGCCGTGGGCGGAAAATGGAGAACGCTTTAAAGACAAAGGCACAAATCTATTCCGATTTATTAGGCTGGGCTAACTGCACTCACGCAGGGCGTGTCTGGGTACGAACCCAATCCAGATAAGCGGTGAAACCACCAACAACCGGAAGCACAATCAATTCTGGCAGCTCGTAAGGATGCTGCTCACACAAGCGATCTGCCAATTCCGGTAGCCGGGCCACTGTGGTTTTGAAAGTCAGCGTGATTTCCTCATCGCCTTGCAACTCCCCTTGCCACATGTACATGGACAAGCTGCTGGGCGCAAGGTTCGCACAAGCGGCAATTCCGTCCTCAACCAGATGATGAGCCAGATATTTGGCCAGCATCATATCCGGCACCGTGGTTTGCGCCAGCACCAGCTGCTGCGCGTCCAGATCGGGCAAGGTCAAGGCTAAGGGCGTTTTGGAATTAGGGGGAGTATCAGCGGACATGCGGGGCTCCTAGTCAGAGCCCTTAGTGTAGCGCCGGATGGCAATGCTTAGCTGCCAGCCCGGGGACGACTCAAGCCGCTCAATGTTTCAGACGGGCGCTCGCCAAAGCTATGCCGGTAATCCGCGGAAAACTGCCCCAAATGCGTAAAACCGCAAGCCAAGGCAACCTCGGTGACCGACATCCCGCCTTGTTGCAAGTAACGCCGGGCTGCCTCCAAACGCATTTGTTTCAAACGTGCCATGGGGGCTACGCCCAGATGCTCCCGGAACCCTGCGTACAGACTGCGCACGCTCACACCGGCCGCCTGGGCAATATCGCCAATGGTGATAGGCTGACCGGCCTGGCTTTCCATGAAGTCCAGGGCACGCCGCAAAACATGGGGCAAAGCGGCCGGCGTCTTGTGCGCAGGCTGATTGTGCTGATGCAGTTCGAACAAGGCATAAATCAGGGTCTGCTCAAACTGGCGCACCTGACGGGGCTGGTCGAACAAGGTGCCATCGGACACTTCGGCAAACTGCCAGTCCAGCAGGCGACGCAGGCTGGCACCACCGGGCGCATCAAAAGGAATGGAGGGCTGAAACTCCAATGGGCCACGCACGGGCTGCGCAAAATAGTCCTGATAATGACGCTCCAGCCCTTGGCGACCTATACGGACGAACAACTTGTCGGCTTCCAGGCTGTGTTCCATGCTGAAAGCTTGCGTCGGGCTGATGATGGAAGCCAGACGTGATGTGGAGGCAAAGCGTCCATGTTCCGTATGGATCTGCTCTTGCCCCGACAGGGGAATCTGCAAGAGATAGAAGTCATCCAGCGGCTGAGGCTCAATCTGCACCTGCGCCCCATAGCGCAAACGACCATAGGCCACATCCTGGCCTTGGCGTAAATACAGACGGGCGTTCAGGCGCTGACGCGTATCCGCCAGGGTCAGGCTGTGCGGACAGAAAACCTGGGAGATATAGTGCTGAACGCAGTCCACATCCTGCGAATGCAGCTGGGCATAGCGATTCAGTATGGTGGTCATGAGCGTCGCAACAAGCGATAAAAAAGCTGTGCCCTAGTGTGACACAGCCTCCCGCACTGCAACATCGAGACAATCCCTAGGCCGGGCTCACAGGGCCGGCCAAAGGTCGCTACGTCGACGAGCTACTGCCCCTGAAACCGTCCAAACCGCCCCTGCCAATACAGCAGGGGCGAATCCTGCTCTTGCTCGGCATGATGCACCTGCAGCACACGGCCCAGCACCAAGGCGTGGCTGTGACGCTCGATGACCTCCACAATCTGGCAAGCCAAAGCGGCAGGGGCCTGTCGAGCCAGCCAAATACCATGCTCGGTACACAGCCAATCGTGCCCGGCATAACGTGCATCACCTTGCTCGCCTTTGAAACCGGCAAACTGCAGAGCCAGGTCAGCCTGTTGGGCACCCAGCATATTTACACCAAACAAACCGCTGTCGCGCATCAAAGGCCAGGACGAGGAGCTTTGATTGACGCAAACCAGCACTTCTGCAGGATCCGCCGCTACCGAGGTCACCGAGGTCGCCGTCAGACCACTGCGCTGACCTTGATGTTCAACCGTAATCACACTGGCTGTGCCGCCCAGATGGCGCATAGCACGTTTGAACTGATCGGCAGAAACTCCCGGCGCCTCAAGCGCTTGTTCTGTCGGTAAGAAAGCCAATTCCACAGGCATGATTCACCTTTTCTAATCGTAGGGGCAGCGCTGTCATCCGAACAGCGCCGCTTGCAGGGCGCACATGTACTGGCTATTCCCCCGGCAAGTCAGCCCCTGCCCGATAGCCAGCCGATCGCTCTTAGCGAATGCCGCGCTGCTGCAACAAAGGCAGCACAGTATCACGGAAATACGGGAATTCCTGAACATAGTCCACAAAGGACAAGGTTGTTCCCCGGAAACCGGCCGCGTGCAGTGCACACAAACCATCAGCCACTTGCTCGGGCGTACCCACCAGCGGGAAGCCGCCATGACCGGCTGCCATACGTTCGCGAATCTGTTCCAGCAGCTCATGCGGGAAGGAGTGCGCATGGGCAAACTGCAGGCGCATCAGATTGTCGACCGCGCCATTGTCGATGTTGCCCATGATGCGCTCCCACTCAGCCTTGGCTTCAGCTTCGGTGGGACGGCACACCACATGCGAAAAGGTCATCACATCGACCTTGCGACCTTGCGACTCGCCCAACGCCTTCAGTTCAGCCACTTCCTTGGCGGAACGGTCCAGCTCCATGGCCGGGGTGAACAGGAAATTGGCATTACGACTGGCGAACTCACGTCCCTGACCGGAACCGGCAGCATTAAAGATAGGCGGATCAAACTCAGGGCGAGGATTGCCATATACTCCCTTGGCCTGGAAATACTTGCCGTCCCAATCGAAACGGCCGTCGTGGTGCCAGATCTTCTTGATCAGGTCGAACCATTCCTGAGCATAGCCATACCGGGTTTCATGATCGTCCGGCAACGTGACTCCCAAGGCGTCGTATTCAGGCTTGTTCCAGCCCGCCACAATATTTAGACCAACCCGATTGCCACTCATCTGCGCCATGGTGGCGATCTGCTTGGCAATCACCACGGGGTGGTTGGCAACGGTATGCACAGTGGCAAACACGCTGATATTGCGAGTGTTAGCCAGCAAGGCCGTCGCCCAGGTCACGGTTTCCAGCACATAGCCATGAAAATCGGTTTCGCCGCCGTAACCGATCCAACGGGCAATGGGCAGCATGAAGTCGATGCCAGCCTCATCCAGCAGCTTGCCCAGCTTCAGATTGTTTTCCCAAGTAGCCTGCCAGCGATCCGGCAAGGTCGATACCGTCATGCCGCCGCCACAATTGGTGGCAAACGTACCCAGCAGAAACTTATCGTGTGTCAGCAATGTATTCTGTGCCATCGCCAGTCTCCTGAAAATCGTCGTTCTTTGCAGCCCGCCACCATGGCAAAGCTGATATAGCGCAGATTTTAGGGAGCGGCCGTCAGCCCTACTATCGAATCACTGCGGGTTTTATCAATTGCCTGCAATTATTTGAACCATAAAGCGATACACAGCACCCATATCAGTAAAAACCCTTATATAACAGCGTCTTGCTGTCAATACAGGCAGCGTTTTCCTGATCACGAAACCAGTAAGCGGGCCTTTACGCTGAACGTGGGATCAATGGGTGCGGGAATTTGAAAACAGTCTCGGCAAGCATGCGAAGGCAGGCGGGGCCTCAAACTTCCTGGTCTAAAGGGGGGCTGCTGCGCGGGCAAACTAAAAACAAATACGGGTGAGGCCGGAACCCCATGCCCGCGTCTGGAACATCCAGAGCCTTCTTCTCAGGGTGCAAGAAAGACCGTGGGAATAAAAAAACGGACTCCTGAGAGTCCGTTTTCAATACTACGAGAGAAACAAGCGATGCTTATTCAGCAGCGGCTTCTTCCTGAACTTCTGGACGATCCACCAGCTCCATGAATGCCATAGGAGCGTTGTCACCCTGACGGAAACCCATTTTCAGGATGCGGGTGTAGCCACCGTTACGCTCTTGGTAACGTGGGCCGAAAACTTCAAACAGCTTGGTCACTGCATCGCGGTCGCGCAGACGGGCGAAAGCCAGACGACGGTTTGCCAAGGTTGGGTTTTTAGCCAAAGTGATCAGGGGCTCAACCACGCGGCGCAGCTCTTTAGCTTTAGGCAGGGTGGTTTTGATGGCTTCGTGGGTCAGCAGGGACACGGACATGTTGCGGAACATGGCCAAACGGTGGCTGCTGGTACGATTCAGTTTACGTAGACCGTGACGGTGACGCATGATGATTTTCCTAAATAATGAATCTTAGTTGGCACGCCGCGTATGCGACATGCGTAAATCCGGTTCTTCTATCAGCTAAGCTGCGGACCAGATGGACAACGTAAAACAATAGCACATTTTTAGCCGCCACCTACACTTTTTGCAGGTGTACCACACCAGAAAAAGTGTAGGCAGCGTCTAAGAAATGACTGTCTTGCTTACTACTTATGGACGCTCAAGACCCAGTGGCGGCCAGTTTTCGAGCTTCATGCCCAAAGTCAGACCACGTGCGGCCAACACTTCCTTGATTTCGTTCAAGGACTTGCGGCCCAGGTTTGGTGTCTTCAACAGTTCGTTTTCGGTACGCTGGATCAGATCGCCGATGTAGTAAATATTTTCGGCTTTCAGGCAGTTGGCGGAACGAACCGTCAGTTCCAGATCGTCGACAGGACGCAGCAACACGGGATCGATCTGTGGAGCGCCACGCACTGGAGCTTCGTAGGCATCGCCCACACCTTCCAGAGCAGCAAACACAGAGATCTGATCCATCAGGATACGAGCAGACTGGCGCACGGCTTCCTCGGGCGAGATCACGCCGTTGGTTTCGATGTCCAGAACCAGCTTGTCCAGGTCAGTACGCTGTTCCACACGGGCGTTTTCGACCGCGTAGCTCACACGACGCACGGGGCTGTAAGATGCGTCCAGCACGATACGACCGATCGTGTGGGTGCGATCATCGGCCAGGGCGCGCACGTTACCAGGAACGTAGCCACGGCCTTGCTCAACCTTGATTTGCATTTCCAGCTTGCCGTCGTCGGTCAAGGTGGCAATCACATGATTGGGGTTGATGATTTCAACGTCGTGCGGCAATTCAATGTCGCTGGCCAGAACTTGACCCGCGCCTTCTTTGCGCAGGATCAGCGTAACTTCTTCACGGCTGTGCAGCTTGAAGACCACGCCCTTCAGGTTCATCAAGATATCAACCACGTCCTCGCCCACGCCTGGCAGCGTGGAGTACTCGTGCACCACACCGGTAATCTGCACTTCAGTCGGTGCATAGCCGGTCATGGAGGACAGCAAGATACGACGCAGTGCGTTGCCCAGAGTGTGGCCGTAGC
This genomic interval from Alcaligenes ammonioxydans contains the following:
- a CDS encoding AraC family transcriptional regulator → MTTILNRYAQLHSQDVDCVQHYISQVFCPHSLTLADTRQRLNARLYLRQGQDVAYGRLRYGAQVQIEPQPLDDFYLLQIPLSGQEQIHTEHGRFASTSRLASIISPTQAFSMEHSLEADKLFVRIGRQGLERHYQDYFAQPVRGPLEFQPSIPFDAPGGASLRRLLDWQFAEVSDGTLFDQPRQVRQFEQTLIYALFELHQHNQPAHKTPAALPHVLRRALDFMESQAGQPITIGDIAQAAGVSVRSLYAGFREHLGVAPMARLKQMRLEAARRYLQQGGMSVTEVALACGFTHLGQFSADYRHSFGERPSETLSGLSRPRAGS
- the yihA gene encoding ribosome biogenesis GTP-binding protein YihA/YsxC translates to MSILHRAHFTISAAQIDQLPPPGPPEVCFVGRSNAGKSSAINVLANQRKLAFSSKTPGRTRLINMFGIPDPLSPGDYLGHLVDLPGYGYAAVARHEKQDWAEILGDYLATRPSIAGIVLLIDIRRGVTDLDLRLVDWIAPTGKPVLVLLTKADKLPYGQRIKAVAEVRRQLREIGALHALPFSSTDRIGLPEATECIENWISPKVVP
- the hemB gene encoding porphobilinogen synthase, coding for MTRFIPPADFPNTRLRRNRRDEFSRRLVRENRLSTDDLIYPVFVREGEKVQEQVGSMPGVMRYSPDELMRVAEQCLELGIPVLSLFPSIDPSLKTPDGSEAANPNGLIPRVVGMLKQQFPELGVLTDVALDPYTSHGQDGILDDAGHILNDETVAMLIRQAHTQAQAGVDIVAPSDMMDGRIGSIRAALDKDQFIHTRIMAYSAKYASAFYGPFREAVGSAANLGRSNKNTYQMDPANRNEALREVAADIREGADMVMVKPGLPYLDILRDVKDAFGMPTYAYQVSGEYAMIKAAAQNGWLDHDKVMMESLLAFKRAGGDGILTYFAIEAAKLMREQNC
- a CDS encoding c-type cytochrome, which gives rise to MKRALSRVVIASSLTMACSVVFTANVANAAGLPEPDAAKGEQLYLQGEMSRGVLACVTCHGDGGNSIIPVNPSLAHQPYEYLVKQLHDFRAKDEKSVPARRGPDGANSLMTAIAAGMTEDDIKNVAFYLSQQAVNWDQAANATKEDTMVRGQKIWRGGLPERGVPACAACHSPDGAGMPGQYPRLAGQHPAYIADQLKLFRSGDRANSPMMYDIADRLSDADIAAVSDFAAGLR
- a CDS encoding flavin reductase family protein; the protein is MPVELAFLPTEQALEAPGVSADQFKRAMRHLGGTASVITVEHQGQRSGLTATSVTSVAADPAEVLVCVNQSSSSWPLMRDSGLFGVNMLGAQQADLALQFAGFKGEQGDARYAGHDWLCTEHGIWLARQAPAALACQIVEVIERHSHALVLGRVLQVHHAEQEQDSPLLYWQGRFGRFQGQ
- a CDS encoding cytochrome c biogenesis protein ResB; protein product: MKKVSPVRRFAADFLELLGSMRFAISLLMFICVASLIGTVLAQNQPANTYIDQFGPYWFELFDHFSIWSVYNSGWFMVIMAFLVVSTTLCVIRNAPKMIREMRTFKEHVRGGSLKAFPHRVELESAGGPEHNREQVQGWLQSQGYAVRVRHDNDGSMMMAAKKGSANKLGYIFAHLAIVVICVGGLLDSELPVRLQVWLGGKQPITENMLISQVPESGRLGLGNPSFRANMLVPEGARTATAVVNSGEGVLIQPLPFALELKRFLVEYYSTGMPSSFKSEVEVTDPVTGDTFERTIEVNEPLRYKGVTVYQSGFDDGGSMLSLKGYPLVGPSAAPFELNGKVGESMGITAQQSPSEHALTVQLTELRPINVENLSEGDPQPKAMIEHVAAVTGSAANKKDQNLKNVGPSVNYRLIDDQGQSREFVNYMLPVELDDTLVFLAGMRFSPAEPFRYVRLPADEKGSLKEFMDLRAATQNEALVSQAAERFAERNSSSPEQKELMLSASKTALQTFVRAGFDGLISRVPEAERERILGFAIPMIQFTLSELRDLVRQQQGLPELDYSQENNEANRWIQSAVLAFANLPDYPAPVMLTLDSFEQVQASVFQVARSPGMYIVYLGCLFLIIGVFSMFYIRDRRVWVWIRPHNQGSRVMAAMTSQRRNLDFNLEFERLKAAFNRLSV
- a CDS encoding LLM class flavin-dependent oxidoreductase, with product MAQNTLLTHDKFLLGTFATNCGGGMTVSTLPDRWQATWENNLKLGKLLDEAGIDFMLPIARWIGYGGETDFHGYVLETVTWATALLANTRNISVFATVHTVANHPVVIAKQIATMAQMSGNRVGLNIVAGWNKPEYDALGVTLPDDHETRYGYAQEWFDLIKKIWHHDGRFDWDGKYFQAKGVYGNPRPEFDPPIFNAAGSGQGREFASRNANFLFTPAMELDRSAKEVAELKALGESQGRKVDVMTFSHVVCRPTEAEAKAEWERIMGNIDNGAVDNLMRLQFAHAHSFPHELLEQIRERMAAGHGGFPLVGTPEQVADGLCALHAAGFRGTTLSFVDYVQEFPYFRDTVLPLLQQRGIR
- the rplQ gene encoding 50S ribosomal protein L17 gives rise to the protein MRHRHGLRKLNRTSSHRLAMFRNMSVSLLTHEAIKTTLPKAKELRRVVEPLITLAKNPTLANRRLAFARLRDRDAVTKLFEVFGPRYQERNGGYTRILKMGFRQGDNAPMAFMELVDRPEVQEEAAAE
- the cutA gene encoding divalent-cation tolerance protein CutA, whose protein sequence is MSADTPPNSKTPLALTLPDLDAQQLVLAQTTVPDMMLAKYLAHHLVEDGIAACANLAPSSLSMYMWQGELQGDEEITLTFKTTVARLPELADRLCEQHPYELPELIVLPVVGGFTAYLDWVRTQTRPA
- the dsbD gene encoding protein-disulfide reductase DsbD — its product is MPLSLKRSPFSAHGPGAWFAVFFALMLAWLATPLAAQAEEEFLDPEQAFVLTAAMSQPHQLDIHFQIAPEYYMYRKRFAVSTEKAEQVGKLQLPEGERVYDPTFDEVMEVYRHSVTLRVPVLADSSIGHDLTVDVVSQGCADAGLCYSPSTQTLTLIPTGQGWEVAGPFGVVSVPAPGEGASQNPAQANPDSTVAPSRSAGVASALSLSDVGLADYLKQAGWGQIVLLSFVFGLLLSFTPCVLPMVPILLSIIAGRNQPAPSRWHGLKMAFAFVLGLSLVYTLLGVAAGLLGAGLASWLQNPWVLGLFALILVVLALSMLDVFTVQAPAALQNRLNKTMNRLPGGQMGGVFLMGMLSALIVGPCVAAPLAGVLLFISQTGDVVLGGSALFALAWGSGVLLLIVGAGSGSVLPKAGAWMESVKTAFGVLLLATAWWMVSPLMSGTIAVFGWVVLALWAAALLGAFGRGTAARTPWSGLRQGVGMMLAVWAIMMMISIALGRPSVIRPLEGLKSSGTVTAAQSQVEFQRVLTLQELEGRLAKTTRPVMLDFYADWCVSCIEMENFTFSDPAVAQRMAQFELLQVDVTANTPEDRALLKHFRLFGPPGILFFDSKGKQLEQLRVIGFQDASRFSKVLDEALAGA